From Alligator mississippiensis isolate rAllMis1 chromosome 1, rAllMis1, whole genome shotgun sequence:
GGAGGCATCTTTGTTTTTTTGCCTGGTTTTAAGTGGGAGCAGGGGCCAATTTCCGCCTGCTGTTGCAtttgctatgctatgctatgcaaATGTCACAGCAGATGCGGTGAACAGAGCATAGAGGATATTTTTTTGAAGTGCTCTGAACAGATCCCCGCTCCCAAACTGCTCATCCTCCCATCCTGCCCTTCCATAAGTGCTGGGGGTCCCCTGTTGTTGCCTTGGCCTATCCATGTCCTATCAGAAGCCATTGGGGTTTGTGCTCCTAAGTGTTTCCAAGTGTTTCCCCAGAGCAAGTGTAACTCAGATGTGTTTCAAAACTGCCATCTCTGTGTTCAGCATCTGGCACAATGGAGGCTGGCCTACAGCAGCTGGGCCCCACGGGCATGGGGTTATCCAGTACTCCGGGGACAGAAGGCCCCAGAcccagcagtgccccagggctggtctgcacaGGGCGTCCTTGGCCCAGTGCAGGATCTGCAGCGCGGCCCCCAGAGCAGATGCACAACAGGGGTGAGCTGGGACTTGTGCCTGGTGCCGCTGAGCCCAGAGGGAGGGGCAGTCCCTGGGGAAATGCCTCTCCTCACTCAATGGCCCCAGACTCATGAGCAATGGGCCCTGTTCTCCCGTGCTtagtgcccctctgctccctgctgcctcccagcccgtcccccctgtccctccagtctacctgcctgcccccctcgcCCCCTTCCCAACAGCGCCTGTGACACCAGTTCATGGGGAAGGCGCTGCCCCTCTTGCCCCATCACCCCCGAGCTGTgctagtggggccaggcagctgagcctggggtgggggaggggcaggacagggaccTGCTGGTATGACATAAtctcatgcccctcccccacctggggcctgccctgcacccaccccatggcccccgcccctctctcctcccccctgtgGGTGCACCACCCGGCCCcctagccccactctgccccagggatGAAGAGGTCTGGTGGGAACATCCCTCTCTGCCCCGGGGCCATTTCCTGTTCCCCCATTTCCCCTTAGGGCGATGGTAATTTCCCAGCAGGGACTGACCCACGAGTCCTGGGATGCGGTGAATTCTCTGTGATTCTGGGGAcccgcctgccccggccctgaCCCGTGACTCTCTCCCCAGGGGACGTGACTCTGGACCCAGACACGGCTCATCCCAACCTCATCCTGTCTGAGGATCGGAAATCTGTACAACACAGAGACACCCGACAGGATCTGCCCGACACCCCCGAGAGATTTGATCCTTGTCCCTGTGTCCTGGGCTCGGAGGGGTTCACAGGCGGGAGGCGCtactgggaggtgggggtgggagacaaGACAGAGTGGTACATGGGcgtgtgcagggagtctgtgcgCAGGAAGGGGGATGTCACACTGTCACCTGGCCGTGGATACTGGGTCGTGTGGCTGGAAGATGGAGGACACAagccctgcacctccccctggaCCCCCCTCCCCGTGCGCGTGCGGCCCAGGCGGGTGGGGGTTTTCCTGGACTACGAGGGGGGCGAGGTCTCATTTTACAACGTGACCGacaggtcccatctcttcactttcactgacaccTTCTCCGGGACCCTGCGCCCTTTCTTCAGTCCTGGTCTCAATGCTGGGGGCACCAACGCggctcccctgaccctgtgcccggtcccagcccagccctgagggaatcccggtccctgccatgacccgcggggggcacagactgtcccctccccgtgccccgactgccacccctcggtgtccccagggtgggggggcaggctgtggggtcagggctggggtctccaacacaggagctgctccagcctggaccctggtgctgcccaggcccaggtgtcatctcccaatccccacatgcaggggcgaTGCTTAGGggctgcacacaggtgcacgtgcaccccctgagcattgcagtgcactccctgcaaaaaggtgccgccGACACTGTTAGCAGtttctgcaggcagtccatgatCAGCCCTGGCCACCACCGATGCTGCTGCCGATGCCTGTGGGTCTTCACTCACCCcaggtcagcactcaccacccccacccccacccccgcccttgCTGCCAACAGTGCCAACAGCATTTTTGGGAGCTCCCCACTGACCACCACTGGGGTGCAGGAGCCGCCGATGGAGCCGTGctctccccagccactgggggcaggtgCCATTCATGGCCACATGCATACCACCCCCCTGGGAGGGACTGTCTCCAAACTCTCATCCTTCACTAACATCACTACAGTCACTCTgaggtttttattttgttaatttgtttgcctctctcagcactgtttcccttcccccctgaacccatcctctcccctcctcttctctcccctccctctattcccttttatatttaaaataaatacctttgCATTGTACACCTGCTGTCTGCACATCATTTCTTACCCTCTGATGAGTGAGCACTTGCTCCCGAAAGCTGATGCATCTGGGATTCAGTAAGTctggtggtgctcaagctttctcGTGTGCAAGTCCAGACCCACACACCATGGGCCTCATGTGGGTCGGACGGCACAAGTGTCCCAGGCCCAGCACACGTCACATTGTGCCTGAGTGCCCGGGGTAcagggtgcctgggggtggggagcagcagggaggggagatcaGCATCCCTAGCGCTGCTCCTGGCAGTGTAGCCACTAGTATTTtttcacctcctgcccctgggtttggtgcccagggcacgTGTCCCAGTCTCCTACTGCACTCTGTTACTGTCTACAGCTCCCAACATCTCCAAAATAACCGCCATCACCGAATCACTGGACCTGTGGGGTTgcatgacttggctctgcaggcaagatctggcccatgggccagggatTGAGCGCTCctgagtctataaggtgcatctctatcctgctTCTGTCGGACTTCACGCTAACACAGCTAGCTGCCTCTCTCACTACACATCAATAGTTCTCCAATATTTTTAGAGCCAAGATCCccactcattagactcaaggcaccctcagaaaatgcctgctcttccttttcacttgctttgctactgaaaaataatatagcagttcttctggtgcaaagaactcagaaaggccacaatggATCAGCCAGTTGCTGCCCCAGGGattgagggggaaaaagaaacagCTCCACATCCTTTTCCCTGTGATGCACCATGGCCAGAGGGACCCAGACAAGTGCCTGTGTCAGCAGGGCCCTATTCAGTGTCACCCCGTCCTCAAAGAGGGGATCAAGGGTTGTGTTTGCTCTTGCTCTGTTTCtcatttgagaatcactgggggatactgggaggcatgggggtaatGGGGGTCCCTAGGCAGGTACTGTGACCCACTGGGTGATAATGGTAGGTACTGGGGGAGCACTGGAGCTAATGGGAGATCCTGGGAGGGTATTGAGATATCTGGATTCTCTGGGCATCAGGGTTGTCCAGGTGCCCAgttcctctgtgacagcccttctccccccaggaTGCAGCCGTCCCACTGTGCACTGCTGTCCATGGTGGTAGctggcccagtgccccccagccccttggccctggcaATGGACCCCATGGCAATGCTGGTGCCGGGGACTGAGCTGGGTCTGCGGCTGtcccagagccaggagagctgTGACCCCCGAAACATGGTCCTGTTCCCCagtgccagggccctgccttgggccctgcagcctgtggcCCACAAGCACagtcctgccccagtcctgggttTGGCCCCTGTGGGAGGTGCCTCCAGGACCCGGGATGGCAGGTGGAGGCAGCATagggcagggcacagcctggGTCTGCAGCAGGGATGCACGTGGCCAGGAGCGAGGCAGGGCCcagacctgctcctgcctggcccagccctgggggtgcggAGGGGCACCTGGGTGGGCAtcctgtggggaaggggagggtgtgtGTCTCCCAGtatccccagtgcctcccagtattCTGGCAGACCACTCTAGAGCTGCAATGTGTAGAGACAGAGGCCTGCTGGGTGCTCAGCACGGGACTCACCGAGGGCAGGAGCCG
This genomic window contains:
- the LOC132249513 gene encoding E3 ubiquitin-protein ligase TRIM39-like — encoded protein: MQGDGDVTLDPDTAHPNLILSEDRKSVQHRDTRQDLPDTPERFDPCPCVLGSEGFTGGRRYWEVGVGDKTEWYMGVCRESVRRKGDVTLSPGRGYWVVWLEDGGHKPCTSPWTPLPVRVRPRRVGVFLDYEGGEVSFYNVTDRSHLFTFTDTFSGTLRPFFSPGLNAGGTNAAPLTLCPVPAQP